A part of Jiangella alba genomic DNA contains:
- the dapC gene encoding succinyldiaminopimelate transaminase: MPQRLQLPDFPWDALVPYGERAAAHPDGIVDLSVGTPVDPTPEVVRRALAAAADAPGYPTTLGTPALREAAVRWLGRRAGAQGLDPGAVIPAIGSKELVAWLPTLLGLGPGDTVVFPELAYPTYDIGARLAGADPVASDSVTALGPRRVALIWVNSPANPHGRVLPAAHLAKVVDWARERGAVVASDECYLELGWEERPVSILDPAVNGGSLDGLLAVHSLSKRSNLAGYRAGFMAGDPALVRQVLAVRKHAGFMVPTPVQAAMVAALDDDAHVDEQRERYARRRDLLRSALVEAGFRIDHSTAGLYLWATRDEPCWDTVGWLADRGILAAPGAFYGPAGGSHVRIALTATDERVDAAAKRLAA; the protein is encoded by the coding sequence GTGCCACAGCGTCTCCAGCTGCCCGACTTCCCCTGGGACGCGCTGGTCCCGTACGGCGAGCGGGCGGCCGCACACCCCGACGGCATCGTCGACCTCTCGGTCGGCACGCCGGTCGATCCCACGCCCGAGGTCGTCCGCCGCGCGCTCGCCGCGGCGGCGGACGCACCTGGGTACCCGACGACGCTGGGTACGCCCGCGCTGCGCGAGGCGGCGGTGCGCTGGCTCGGCCGGCGGGCGGGCGCGCAGGGCCTCGACCCCGGCGCCGTCATCCCGGCCATCGGCTCGAAGGAGCTGGTGGCGTGGCTGCCGACGCTGCTCGGGCTGGGCCCCGGCGACACCGTCGTGTTCCCGGAACTGGCCTACCCGACGTACGACATCGGCGCCCGGCTGGCCGGGGCCGACCCCGTCGCCAGCGACTCCGTCACCGCACTCGGCCCGCGCCGGGTCGCGCTGATCTGGGTGAACTCGCCGGCCAACCCGCACGGCCGGGTGCTGCCGGCGGCGCACCTCGCCAAGGTGGTCGACTGGGCCCGCGAGCGCGGCGCCGTCGTCGCGTCCGACGAGTGCTACCTCGAACTGGGCTGGGAGGAGCGGCCGGTCTCCATCCTCGACCCGGCCGTCAACGGCGGCTCGCTCGACGGCCTGCTGGCCGTGCACTCGCTGTCGAAGCGGTCCAACCTGGCCGGCTACCGCGCCGGCTTCATGGCCGGCGACCCCGCGCTGGTGCGTCAGGTGCTCGCGGTGCGCAAGCACGCCGGGTTCATGGTGCCGACGCCCGTCCAGGCGGCCATGGTCGCCGCCCTCGACGACGACGCCCACGTCGACGAGCAGCGCGAACGCTACGCGCGGCGACGCGACCTGCTGCGCTCGGCGCTGGTCGAGGCCGGGTTCCGCATCGACCACTCGACCGCCGGCCTGTACCTGTGGGCCACCCGCGACGAACCGTGCTGGGACACCGTCGGCTGGCTGGCCGATCGCGGCATCCTCGCCGCTCCGGGCGCGTTCTACGGCCCCGCCGGCGGCTCGCACGTTCGCATCGCGCTGACCGCCACGGATGAGCGGGTCGACGCCGCCGCCAAGCGCCTCGCGGCGTGA
- a CDS encoding gamma-glutamyltransferase family protein: MSKTGGVVATPHTLSTRAGVQILQAGGNAVDAAIAACAVQGVVAPETCGVGGDLFALVHRPGDTTPLALNASGRAGSGVDAAALRAAGLSEIPRDHPAAVPVPGCVDGWVTLSSRLGRLALADVLAPAVRLAEEGFPASDELVAAFRAGAAELAGVEAARPMLAARRGSAVVRDQLAATLRLVAGDGRAAFYEGAPGRAVSAATGGVITPDDLRRVQADWVEPLSADVWGATGWTVPPNSQGYLGVGGCAVLERLGWADDPADPQAWHLQIEAQRALAAERDDVTVDPGRVPVPLGRLLDPARLDAVAASVDPVAARDRHAPALAAGGTAYLCVVDGEGMGVSLIQSNFHGIGSLVGAGAAGFLLQDRGRGFSLIEGHPGELAPGRRPLHTLAPTLWTRGDRLAMVLGTRGGHVQPQLVQQIAAFVLGAGLDPDEAQARPRWTIEPPVGGTGAPAPSGSRVRIEPDVPARIVDGLRKRGHEVVPVDGPQPGWGPVSLVQVDDAGWRLSARDPRVATTAVATA; the protein is encoded by the coding sequence GTGAGCAAGACGGGCGGGGTCGTCGCCACTCCACACACGTTGAGCACGCGCGCCGGCGTCCAGATCCTGCAGGCGGGCGGCAACGCCGTCGACGCCGCCATCGCCGCGTGTGCCGTGCAGGGCGTCGTGGCGCCCGAGACCTGCGGCGTCGGGGGCGACCTGTTCGCGCTGGTGCACCGTCCCGGCGACACCACGCCGCTGGCGCTGAACGCGTCCGGCCGGGCCGGGTCAGGTGTCGACGCCGCGGCGCTGCGGGCCGCCGGGCTGAGCGAGATCCCGCGCGACCATCCGGCCGCCGTTCCGGTGCCGGGCTGCGTCGACGGCTGGGTCACGCTGTCGTCGCGGCTGGGCCGGCTGGCGCTGGCCGACGTGCTGGCGCCGGCCGTCCGGCTGGCCGAGGAGGGCTTCCCGGCCAGCGACGAGCTGGTCGCGGCGTTCCGGGCCGGCGCGGCGGAGCTGGCCGGCGTCGAGGCGGCACGGCCGATGCTCGCGGCCCGCCGCGGGTCCGCCGTCGTACGCGACCAGCTGGCCGCGACGCTGCGGCTGGTCGCCGGCGACGGGCGCGCCGCGTTCTACGAGGGCGCGCCCGGCCGGGCCGTCAGCGCCGCCACCGGCGGCGTCATCACCCCCGACGACCTCCGCCGTGTCCAGGCCGACTGGGTCGAGCCGCTGTCCGCCGACGTGTGGGGCGCCACCGGCTGGACCGTCCCGCCCAACTCGCAGGGCTACCTCGGCGTCGGGGGCTGCGCCGTGCTGGAGCGCCTCGGCTGGGCCGACGACCCCGCCGACCCGCAGGCGTGGCACCTGCAGATCGAGGCGCAGCGGGCGCTGGCCGCCGAGCGCGACGACGTCACCGTCGACCCCGGCCGGGTCCCGGTGCCGCTCGGCCGCCTGCTCGACCCCGCCCGGCTCGACGCCGTCGCCGCGTCCGTCGACCCCGTCGCTGCCCGCGATCGGCACGCCCCCGCGCTGGCCGCCGGCGGCACCGCCTACCTGTGCGTCGTCGACGGCGAGGGCATGGGCGTCTCGCTCATCCAGTCCAACTTCCACGGCATCGGATCGCTCGTCGGCGCCGGCGCGGCCGGGTTCCTGCTGCAGGACCGCGGCCGCGGGTTCTCGCTGATCGAGGGGCATCCGGGCGAGCTGGCGCCGGGCCGGCGGCCGCTGCACACGCTGGCGCCGACGCTGTGGACCCGCGGCGACCGGCTGGCGATGGTGCTGGGCACCCGCGGCGGCCACGTGCAGCCGCAGCTCGTGCAGCAGATCGCCGCGTTCGTACTGGGCGCCGGGCTCGACCCGGACGAGGCGCAGGCGCGGCCGAGGTGGACCATCGAGCCGCCGGTGGGCGGCACCGGCGCGCCGGCGCCGTCCGGGTCGCGGGTGCGCATCGAGCCCGACGTCCCCGCCCGCATCGTCGACGGACTGCGCAAGCGCGGGCACGAGGTGGTCCCGGTCGACGGCCCGCAGCCCGGCTGGGGCCCGGTCTCGCTCGTCCAGGTCGACGACGCCGGCTGGCGGCTGTCCGCCCGAGATCCCCGCGTCGCCACGACGGCGGTCGCGACGGCTTAG
- the dapD gene encoding 2,3,4,5-tetrahydropyridine-2,6-dicarboxylate N-succinyltransferase yields MTDVRRAWGFGLATIAADGTILDVWYPSPALGKPPISSDDALVELRDLEVEDRDREVRRTVVQTDIDLDAPPADAQDAYLRLHLLSHRLVAPHGQVLDGLFGVLNNVVWTNHGPCPVDGFERTRLRLLRRGPVTVYGIDKFPRMVDYVVPSGVRIADADRVRLGAHLAAGTTVMHEGFVNFNAGTLGSSMVEGRISSGVVVGDGSDVGGGASIMGTLSGGGKEVITVGAGCLIGANAGIGISLGDGCVVEAGCYITAGTKVGLPDGRVVKALELSGRDGLLFRRNSVTGAVEALARSGDWGGLNSVLHAN; encoded by the coding sequence ATGACCGACGTGCGACGGGCATGGGGCTTCGGCCTGGCCACCATAGCCGCAGATGGAACGATCTTGGATGTTTGGTACCCATCGCCAGCTCTCGGCAAACCGCCCATCTCGTCCGACGACGCCCTCGTCGAGCTGCGCGACCTCGAGGTCGAGGACCGCGACCGCGAGGTCCGCCGCACCGTCGTGCAGACCGACATCGACCTCGACGCGCCGCCCGCCGACGCCCAGGACGCCTACCTCCGGCTGCACCTGCTGTCGCATCGGCTGGTCGCGCCGCACGGGCAGGTGCTCGACGGCCTGTTCGGCGTGCTCAACAACGTCGTGTGGACCAACCACGGCCCGTGCCCGGTCGACGGCTTCGAGCGGACGCGGCTGCGGCTGCTGCGCCGCGGCCCGGTCACGGTGTACGGCATCGACAAGTTCCCGCGCATGGTCGACTACGTCGTGCCGTCCGGGGTGCGCATCGCCGACGCCGACCGCGTCCGCCTCGGCGCCCACCTCGCCGCCGGCACCACGGTCATGCACGAGGGGTTCGTGAACTTCAACGCCGGCACGCTCGGCTCGTCCATGGTCGAGGGGCGCATCTCCTCCGGCGTGGTGGTCGGCGACGGCTCCGACGTCGGCGGCGGCGCGTCGATCATGGGGACGCTGTCCGGCGGCGGCAAGGAGGTCATCACCGTCGGCGCGGGCTGCCTCATCGGCGCCAACGCCGGCATCGGCATCTCGCTCGGCGACGGCTGTGTGGTCGAGGCCGGCTGCTACATCACGGCCGGAACGAAGGTCGGGCTGCCCGACGGCCGTGTCGTCAAGGCGCTGGAGCTGTCCGGCCGCGACGGCCTGCTGTTCCGCCGCAACAGCGTCACGGGCGCCGTCGAGGCACTGGCGAGGTCCGGCGACTGGGGCGGGCTCAACTCCGTCCTGCACGCGAACTGA
- a CDS encoding peptidase inhibitor family I36 protein produces the protein MVRRRLLATLAGVATTVLVAAGGAYASIAAGDAGDAGAAGGTEAAGAAGPSGPLADEMAAALEQNPGGIQLSDNAMAWDDGDVIAVWPSPGADAAPFGLGDAVRTDVVEALGITGLAQPFEPFAGDMQARGSASTCPSGYYCFYTASNFDGTRYQFSSTCSGYASSWGFDNTASSWVNRNSGRNYHAYDYVGGARLWTMTPGASDSYVGASADNRMSYWTCTSA, from the coding sequence ATGGTGCGACGACGGCTACTCGCCACCCTCGCGGGGGTCGCGACGACGGTTCTGGTGGCGGCGGGTGGTGCGTACGCGAGCATCGCTGCGGGCGACGCGGGCGACGCGGGCGCTGCGGGAGGCACGGAGGCCGCGGGGGCCGCCGGGCCCAGTGGGCCGCTCGCGGACGAGATGGCGGCGGCGCTGGAGCAGAACCCGGGCGGCATCCAGCTCTCCGACAACGCCATGGCCTGGGACGACGGCGACGTCATCGCCGTGTGGCCGAGCCCCGGCGCCGACGCGGCGCCGTTCGGCCTGGGCGACGCCGTGCGCACCGACGTCGTCGAGGCGCTCGGCATCACCGGGCTGGCCCAGCCGTTCGAGCCGTTCGCCGGCGACATGCAGGCGCGGGGCAGCGCCTCGACCTGCCCGTCCGGCTACTACTGCTTCTACACCGCCTCGAACTTCGACGGCACGCGGTACCAGTTCTCCAGCACCTGCTCGGGCTACGCCAGCAGCTGGGGCTTCGACAACACCGCGTCGTCGTGGGTCAACCGCAACTCCGGCCGCAACTACCACGCCTACGACTACGTCGGCGGAGCGCGACTGTGGACCATGACCCCCGGCGCCAGCGACTCCTACGTCGGCGCTTCTGCCGACAACCGGATGAGCTACTGGACCTGCACCAGCGCCTGA
- a CDS encoding RNA polymerase sigma factor, which translates to MSSLPAAPPDDQHLWSRARRGDPAAFGELFTRHSTVVYNYCFRLTGSWKTAEDLTSVVFLEAWRKRDDVAAEAGFVPWLLSVAGRVARNSTRAVRRHRRLLAKLPPAVIAGGAEDTAPPEPSEPADPADAAARADDERHMRQVLRVFRRLPKQEQEVLALCVWGERTYAEAAVALGIPVGTVRSRLARARAHMERLTEAATTKTAEPRPGSRPEGAHHT; encoded by the coding sequence ATGAGCTCCCTGCCGGCCGCTCCGCCCGACGACCAGCATCTCTGGTCGCGGGCGCGCCGAGGCGACCCGGCGGCGTTCGGCGAGCTGTTCACCCGGCACTCGACGGTGGTCTACAACTACTGCTTCCGGCTCACCGGCAGCTGGAAGACCGCCGAGGACCTCACCTCCGTCGTCTTCCTGGAGGCCTGGCGCAAGCGCGACGACGTCGCCGCCGAGGCCGGGTTCGTCCCGTGGCTGCTGAGCGTGGCCGGCCGCGTCGCGCGCAACAGCACCCGTGCGGTCCGCCGGCACCGCCGGCTGCTGGCCAAGCTGCCGCCCGCCGTCATCGCCGGCGGCGCCGAGGACACCGCGCCGCCCGAACCGTCCGAGCCGGCCGACCCCGCCGACGCCGCCGCCCGGGCCGACGACGAACGGCACATGCGGCAGGTGCTGCGGGTGTTCCGGCGGCTGCCGAAGCAGGAGCAGGAGGTGCTCGCGCTGTGCGTCTGGGGCGAGCGCACCTACGCCGAGGCGGCCGTGGCGCTCGGAATCCCCGTCGGCACAGTACGCTCGCGGCTGGCGCGAGCTCGAGCTCACATGGAGCGGCTCACCGAGGCCGCGACCACGAAGACCGCCGAGCCGCGACCCGGCTCGCGCCCCGAAGGAGCGCACCACACATGA
- a CDS encoding VOC family protein, whose amino-acid sequence MHPTPVATWQALCLDASDQPRLAEFWAAALGRRPDSDDPTHLRGDAEGEQIWVDLVPEARTVKNRVHLDVETGHLDGLLSLGATVLREPDDENFWYVMADPEGGEFCAFLRPGRPSLPGRLCAVVVDCADPHAQAAWWGEVFGLVPEREPKEHYAALESVGRLPFDYLCFVPVPEPKAAKNRVHWDVDVADIALLTERGATVLREPGGDISWHVMADPEGNEFCAFTPRT is encoded by the coding sequence ATGCACCCGACACCCGTCGCCACCTGGCAGGCTCTCTGCCTCGACGCGAGCGATCAGCCGCGGCTCGCCGAGTTCTGGGCGGCGGCGCTGGGCCGCCGGCCAGACTCAGACGATCCTACGCACCTGCGCGGAGATGCAGAAGGCGAGCAGATCTGGGTCGACCTCGTGCCGGAGGCCAGGACGGTCAAGAACCGGGTGCACCTCGACGTCGAGACGGGCCATCTCGACGGCCTGCTGTCGCTCGGCGCCACCGTCCTGCGCGAGCCCGACGACGAGAACTTCTGGTACGTCATGGCCGACCCCGAAGGCGGCGAGTTCTGTGCGTTCCTCCGGCCCGGGCGGCCGTCGCTGCCGGGCCGGCTCTGCGCGGTGGTGGTCGACTGCGCCGACCCGCACGCTCAGGCCGCGTGGTGGGGCGAGGTGTTCGGGCTGGTCCCCGAGCGCGAGCCGAAGGAGCACTACGCCGCGCTCGAGAGCGTCGGCCGGCTGCCGTTCGACTACCTGTGCTTCGTGCCGGTCCCCGAGCCGAAGGCGGCGAAGAACCGCGTCCACTGGGACGTCGACGTCGCCGACATCGCGCTGCTCACCGAGCGTGGCGCCACGGTGCTGCGCGAGCCCGGCGGCGACATCTCCTGGCACGTCATGGCCGACCCCGAGGGCAACGAGTTCTGCGCCTTCACCCCGCGCACGTAG
- the dapE gene encoding succinyl-diaminopimelate desuccinylase: MGIVLDLDLPAPALTAQLCDLASPSGEEGPLADAVEAALRSLGHLTVHRDGDTVVARTALGRPARVVLAGHLDTVPVAANLPTRLDDGVLWGRGTVDMKGGVAVGLRLAAHVPAPASDVTYVFYDNEEVEAERNGLGRVGRQHPDWLAADFAVLMEPTSAAVEGGCNGTLRVAVQLTGTAAHSARWWRGSNAIHAAGPVLQRLADYQPATVTVDGLDYREGLNAVGISGGIAGNVIPDRCEVTVNYRFAPEKTEAEALHHVRQVFDGYDVRLLDTAPGARPGLDRPVAAAFVAAVGGEPRAKVGWTDVARFDALGVPAVNYGPGDPQLAHADDERVHVAEIEACEARLRAWLAA, translated from the coding sequence GTGGGCATCGTTCTCGATCTCGACCTCCCCGCGCCGGCACTGACGGCGCAGCTGTGCGACCTCGCCTCCCCGAGCGGTGAGGAAGGGCCGCTGGCCGACGCCGTCGAGGCGGCGTTGCGCTCCCTCGGCCACCTCACGGTCCACCGCGACGGCGACACCGTCGTCGCCCGCACGGCGCTGGGCCGCCCCGCGCGGGTGGTGCTGGCCGGGCACCTCGACACCGTGCCGGTCGCCGCCAACCTCCCCACCCGCCTCGACGACGGCGTGCTCTGGGGCCGCGGCACCGTCGACATGAAGGGCGGCGTGGCCGTCGGGCTGCGGCTGGCCGCGCACGTCCCGGCGCCGGCCAGCGACGTCACCTACGTCTTCTACGACAACGAGGAGGTCGAGGCCGAACGCAACGGCCTCGGCCGGGTCGGCCGGCAGCACCCCGACTGGCTGGCGGCCGACTTCGCCGTGCTCATGGAGCCGACGTCGGCGGCGGTCGAGGGCGGCTGCAACGGCACGCTGCGCGTCGCCGTCCAGCTCACCGGCACCGCCGCCCACAGCGCCCGCTGGTGGAGGGGCAGCAACGCCATCCACGCGGCCGGCCCGGTGCTGCAACGGCTGGCCGACTACCAGCCGGCCACGGTCACCGTCGACGGCCTCGACTACCGCGAGGGGCTCAACGCGGTCGGCATCAGCGGCGGCATCGCCGGCAACGTCATCCCCGACCGCTGCGAGGTCACCGTCAACTACCGCTTCGCGCCCGAGAAGACCGAGGCCGAGGCGCTCCACCACGTGCGGCAGGTGTTCGACGGCTACGACGTGCGGCTGCTCGACACCGCGCCCGGCGCCCGTCCAGGCCTCGACCGCCCGGTCGCGGCGGCGTTCGTCGCGGCCGTCGGCGGCGAGCCGCGGGCCAAGGTCGGCTGGACCGACGTCGCCCGGTTCGACGCGCTCGGCGTCCCGGCGGTCAACTACGGCCCCGGCGACCCCCAGCTCGCGCACGCCGACGACGAACGGGTGCACGTCGCCGAGATCGAGGCCTGTGAGGCGCGATTGCGGGCCTGGCTCGCGGCCTGA
- a CDS encoding TIGR00730 family Rossman fold protein, producing the protein MTRHDEFERPVKYAGPVIQRGKHYDVTTTDQRLLDTAGPTDWVHTDPWRVLRIQSEFIEGFGALAELGPAISVFGSARTQPDDPSYQLAVDLGERLTGAGYAVITGGGPGIMEAANKGAQEAGGTSVGLGIELPFEQGINAYVDLAVNFRYFFARKTMFVKYAQGFVVFPGGYGTLDELFEAMTLVQTHKVTAFPIVLVGESYWKGLVDWLRDTLVAEKKISPVDLDLLTVTDDLDDVMSVLARAEEARRAAGREQP; encoded by the coding sequence GTGACCCGACACGACGAGTTCGAACGGCCGGTGAAGTACGCCGGGCCGGTGATCCAGCGAGGGAAGCACTACGACGTGACGACGACCGACCAGCGGCTGCTCGACACCGCCGGCCCCACCGACTGGGTGCACACCGACCCCTGGCGGGTCCTGCGCATCCAGTCCGAGTTCATCGAGGGCTTCGGCGCGCTCGCCGAGCTCGGCCCGGCCATCAGCGTGTTCGGCTCGGCCCGCACGCAGCCCGACGACCCGTCCTACCAGCTCGCCGTCGACCTCGGCGAGCGGCTGACCGGCGCCGGGTACGCCGTCATCACCGGCGGCGGGCCGGGCATCATGGAGGCCGCCAACAAGGGCGCCCAGGAGGCCGGCGGCACGTCCGTCGGGCTGGGCATCGAGCTGCCATTCGAGCAGGGCATCAACGCCTACGTCGACCTCGCGGTGAACTTCCGCTACTTCTTCGCGCGCAAGACCATGTTCGTCAAGTACGCGCAGGGTTTCGTGGTGTTCCCCGGCGGTTACGGCACGCTCGACGAGTTGTTCGAGGCCATGACGCTCGTCCAGACACACAAGGTCACCGCATTTCCCATCGTGCTCGTCGGCGAGTCGTACTGGAAAGGGCTCGTCGACTGGCTTCGTGACACGCTGGTCGCGGAGAAGAAGATCTCGCCCGTCGACCTCGACCTCCTCACCGTCACCGACGACCTCGACGACGTGATGTCCGTGCTGGCCAGGGCCGAGGAAGCGCGTCGGGCGGCGGGACGCGAACAACCCTGA
- a CDS encoding APC family permease encodes MGPSLLLLFVVGDILGTGVYALTGQVAAEVGGAAWLPFLVAFIVAILTAFSYLELVTKYPQAAGAALYTHKAFGVHFVTFIVAFTVMCSGITSASTASRAFASNLSEAFDVELSTGVGITGVALLFILLVAAVNFRGVGESVKANVVLTCVELSGLLIIIMIGLWAIGGGEADMSRVTEFDTQGQGVFGAVTAATALAFFAMVGFEDSVNMAEECKDPVRIFPKVMLTGLIITGVIYVLVAISSVALVPVDQLGEGDTPLLQVVEAGAPGFPLKIFAFITMFAVANSALINMLMASRLVYGMSRERVLPGPLGRVHPGRRTPWVAIIFTTLLAVGLITFVGEVPALGGTTALLLLAVFSVVNVAVLVLRRQPVEHKHFRTPTVIPIIGAITCAYLATPWTGRDSEQYRIAGILLAIGVVLWFVTWMVNRRLHRSQGDMDDPENLGVGGPVN; translated from the coding sequence ATGGGCCCGAGTCTGCTGCTGCTGTTCGTCGTCGGCGACATTCTCGGCACCGGGGTCTACGCGCTCACCGGTCAGGTCGCCGCCGAGGTCGGCGGGGCGGCCTGGCTGCCGTTCCTCGTCGCCTTCATCGTGGCCATCCTCACCGCGTTCAGCTACCTCGAACTGGTGACGAAGTACCCGCAGGCCGCGGGCGCGGCGCTGTACACGCACAAGGCGTTCGGCGTCCATTTCGTCACGTTCATCGTGGCGTTCACGGTCATGTGCTCGGGCATCACGTCGGCGTCGACGGCGTCGCGGGCGTTCGCGTCGAACCTGTCCGAGGCGTTCGACGTCGAGCTGAGCACCGGCGTCGGCATCACCGGCGTCGCGCTGCTGTTCATCCTGCTGGTCGCGGCGGTGAACTTCCGCGGCGTCGGCGAGAGCGTCAAGGCCAACGTGGTGCTCACCTGCGTCGAGCTGAGCGGCCTGCTGATCATCATCATGATCGGCCTGTGGGCCATCGGCGGCGGCGAGGCCGACATGAGCCGGGTCACCGAGTTCGACACCCAGGGCCAGGGCGTCTTCGGCGCGGTCACCGCGGCGACGGCGCTGGCGTTCTTCGCGATGGTGGGGTTCGAGGACTCCGTCAACATGGCCGAGGAGTGCAAGGACCCGGTCCGGATCTTCCCCAAGGTCATGCTGACCGGCCTGATCATCACCGGCGTCATCTACGTGCTGGTGGCCATCTCGTCGGTGGCGCTGGTGCCGGTCGACCAGCTCGGCGAGGGCGACACCCCGCTGCTGCAGGTGGTCGAGGCCGGTGCTCCCGGCTTCCCGCTGAAGATCTTCGCGTTCATCACCATGTTCGCCGTCGCCAACTCCGCGCTGATCAACATGCTGATGGCGAGCCGGCTGGTCTACGGCATGAGCCGCGAGCGGGTGCTGCCGGGGCCGCTGGGCCGGGTGCACCCGGGCCGGCGCACGCCGTGGGTCGCGATCATCTTCACGACGCTGCTGGCGGTCGGCCTCATCACGTTCGTCGGCGAGGTGCCGGCGCTGGGCGGCACGACGGCGCTGCTGCTGCTCGCGGTCTTCTCGGTCGTCAACGTCGCGGTCCTGGTGCTGCGGCGCCAGCCGGTCGAGCACAAGCACTTCCGCACCCCGACGGTCATCCCGATCATCGGCGCCATCACCTGCGCCTACCTGGCGACGCCGTGGACCGGCCGCGACAGCGAGCAGTACCGCATCGCCGGCATCCTGCTCGCCATCGGCGTCGTGCTCTGGTTCGTCACCTGGATGGTCAACCGTCGCCTGCACCGCTCGCAGGGCGACATGGACGACCCCGAGAACCTGGGCGTCGGCGGCCCGGTCAACTGA
- a CDS encoding ArsR/SmtB family transcription factor → MLKHESVDRVFHALADANRRAVIERLTRGPATVSELAAELGVTVAATVQHLQVLQDTELVRTEKVGRVRTCQIDPAGLRNAEAWLRRQRTAWEHRLDRLGAVLDDQTKEPGS, encoded by the coding sequence ATGCTTAAGCATGAGTCCGTGGACCGGGTGTTCCACGCTCTTGCCGACGCCAATCGGCGAGCCGTCATCGAGCGCCTGACCCGTGGCCCGGCCACCGTGAGTGAGCTGGCGGCCGAGCTCGGCGTGACCGTCGCCGCGACGGTGCAGCACCTGCAGGTGCTGCAGGACACCGAGTTGGTGCGCACGGAGAAGGTCGGGCGGGTCCGTACCTGCCAGATCGATCCGGCCGGCCTCCGCAACGCCGAGGCGTGGTTGCGACGGCAGCGCACGGCGTGGGAGCACCGCCTGGACCGCCTCGGCGCGGTCCTCGACGACCAGACGAAGGAGCCAGGATCATGA
- a CDS encoding SRPBCC domain-containing protein, whose protein sequence is MTDHSVKHSTFTLERSYAAAPAAVFAAWSDPDTKAKWFAAEDGRYSLDFRVGGTEAVHGGDGVDLVARSEYHDIVPGERIVYTTLLFADGVLSTVSTTTVQFGGDGDGTRLLLTEQGTFLDDQEQPEWREQGTGDWLDALGRQVAPR, encoded by the coding sequence ATGACCGATCACTCGGTGAAGCACAGCACGTTCACGCTGGAGCGCAGCTACGCCGCCGCGCCGGCCGCGGTGTTCGCGGCGTGGTCCGACCCCGACACGAAGGCGAAGTGGTTCGCGGCCGAGGACGGCCGCTACTCGCTGGACTTCCGGGTCGGCGGCACCGAGGCCGTGCACGGCGGCGACGGTGTCGACCTCGTCGCCAGGAGCGAGTACCACGACATCGTCCCCGGTGAGCGCATCGTCTACACCACGCTCCTGTTCGCCGACGGGGTCCTGTCGACCGTGTCGACGACCACCGTGCAGTTCGGCGGCGACGGCGACGGAACCCGCCTGCTGCTCACCGAACAGGGCACCTTCCTGGACGATCAGGAGCAGCCCGAGTGGCGCGAGCAGGGCACCGGCGACTGGCTGGACGCCCTCGGCCGTCAGGTGGCCCCACGATGA
- a CDS encoding YybH family protein, whose amino-acid sequence MTADREQRIREVLETRTRAFGRRDATAAAAGYDDDLVLYDAVGPFVRRGEDPTGRLESWIASYRTPIGHEIRDLEITAGADLAFCHFLVRISGTMRDGTEVAMWVRATSCLRRQGGAWTIVHEHASVPFDAGTGRAVLRSELC is encoded by the coding sequence ATGACGGCGGACCGCGAACAGCGGATCCGGGAGGTGCTGGAGACCCGCACCCGCGCGTTCGGCCGCCGGGACGCCACCGCCGCGGCCGCCGGCTACGACGACGACCTCGTGCTGTACGACGCCGTCGGCCCGTTCGTCCGCCGCGGCGAGGACCCGACCGGCCGGCTGGAGAGCTGGATCGCGTCGTACCGCACCCCGATCGGCCACGAGATCCGCGACCTCGAGATCACCGCCGGGGCCGATCTCGCCTTCTGCCACTTCCTGGTCCGGATCAGCGGAACGATGCGGGACGGCACCGAGGTCGCCATGTGGGTGCGTGCGACGAGCTGCCTCCGCCGTCAGGGCGGCGCCTGGACGATCGTCCACGAGCACGCGTCGGTGCCGTTCGACGCCGGCACCGGACGTGCCGTGCTCCGCTCTGAGCTCTGCTGA